CGTACAGAGACAAAAAACTACTTgacgaaaaagaaggaaaaataaaactcacgTTAGACTACCGATTCGAGATGGTAGCATCGAGTTGGCCGACTCCGGAGTCCATAGGACACACGATTACAGGGTGCGGGACACGCTGTGGTCGCGCGCGCGTGTGCAACCAGAGGGACCACACCaccaggaaagaaaaacgtggAAAATGAACACTGTTCagtgacgatggtgatgactGGCGCCCGGGGTCATCGAATCCGTTCCCGTGGTCCGCGCGGCGAGGTCGGAAAAAACTAAGGAAGCCTTTGAAAAACGCGATTTTCGAGAAAAACtacgaaacgaaacacgaCCTACGCACACAACACGGTGGATGTGTTTTTGCTCTTGCTCCCTTTTGGCTGGCCGTGCTCTCACTGCCTGCGAATTAAACGTCTACAGAAAGGCCTCGACTATGCGATACACGAGCTCTATCGCAGCACACGGTTACACTGAAcataccaacacacacgcgaaAGCATGCACGTACACACTTGCAAAGCAACGAAATGCTGAATTGCTGTGTCCCATGTAACAATTTTCAGAaatatgaaattttgatgggaaaataattaaatcgtCAGCCTGAATGTCTAAAAATGAAAGTATTCCAACTATTTACTTTAAATCTTACTAGCAAACGTGTTAAGAATACAAAATACTTCCCATTACATCAGTTTtctatgtgattttttttctacgagATTTCGTCCCcagttttgtgcaatttttatGTGAAAACATTATTTGCACAATGATCCGTGTAATTGCATCTTAATGGTGGCACGTCATTCTGTTCTCAAAATGTGTTGACACTAATGACAGTATCGAAGGAAGGGGGTGTGTAAAATACTTGCCGTATCAACAACTCAGCACCGTGAATTGCACAGGGGAGAtagttttcaataaataatggaAGCTCTTTACAGTTTGCCGTTCTTTCTCTTCGAAGTGCCGAATTTAAAGCTCAAGCGGCCCTCATGGCTCCAACAGCCCTCCGCAATGACGgtgttttcgtttgtattGCTTTCGTACTTTCTGGTCACCGGAGGTTTGTGTCGGCTTGCAGGGTTCTTCGTAGCATTTTGCATCCAATTGATGGTGTTTCTTGTTTTACAGGCATCATTTATGACGTGATCGTTGAACCACCGAGTGTAGGATCGACGACTGATGAGCATGGACATTCGCGACCGGTAGCGTTTATGCCGTACCGGGTGAACGGTCAGTACATCATGGAAGGACTTGCCAGTAGCTTCCTGTTCACGATCGGCGGTCTCGGGTTCATCATAATggatcaaacacacacaccaggcaAGCCGAAACTGAACAAAATCCTGCTCATTGCCATGGGCTTCATCTTTATCGTCGTGTCGTTCATTACAACGTGGATTTTCATGCGAATGAAGCTACCAGGCTACCTTCAGCCCTAGGAGCGTCAGGTCGCTCCGACTCATAGGCGTGTAAGGAAACTTCTattcaaaacaatacaaatataattttattatgaaaTTGTGCGTTTACATTTACTTAAATTACATCACGAGTTGGACTATATGATCGTTAGTAATACATTCGAAAGTTTTTGAGTTACATAGGTAGAAGACTGTTGCATGTTATAGTCGTATACGGAAAGAGCTGTAAGATAACCAGAAGCAACAATGTACGAGAGGGTGTAAATCAAATCACAAAGAAAGCGTCGCACACTTACTTGATGAAATCAGAGGATTTATCGATAATATGTTCGAATTCCGCAAACGACAATGCTCCATCATCGTCTAAATCGGCTTCTTCAAGGATGTTCTAGAATGTAATCAGTTTGATTAGTTCTCTGTGGCGGGCACCCTATTTACATTGCATCACTTACATTGATGAGTTGTTCGATGTCGTTGTCCCCGAGATCAGAATTGTAATCTACCAGTCGTTTAATGACTTGCTTTAGATCATTCCTACCTATCATGTCATCACCGTCGAAATCTAAAAGGGAAGAAACATATTTCTTCAGTCAACACTCTTCCTCTACAACGCTTCGTTCTCACAACCCTTACCATAGATTCGAAAGGCGTGTTCTGCTTTCACAGATTTTGGGGCAGCATCGGAAAACACAGACATCATGTCGAGAAAGTCTTCGAACGTTATATCTCCATCGTTGCTGGAGCTAAACACTTTGCATATCCTATCCCCGAAGGGATTGGCCTTCAGTTCCGGATACTCAAGGACTTTGCTCATCGACAGTTTCGCATTCTTGTTGTGGCCCACCTTTTCAGGGGCGAGATTCTTGAATTTCTTGTGGGCACTGAAAAGAGCAGAGAAGAATAGAAATGTTGCAAATGGAAAGATTTAGTTTCTTTCATTGAGGGGACGGGACGTactacaagatttctttctttGTAAAGTATGTTAAATCTTCATAATCCTGAAGCTCGTCCTCACTGAACTGACTCTTCACTTGACCCATTACAAAGCTTTACAGGTTTGAGGGTCAAAACTATAGTCAAATTAATGTGGGCTACAATTTGCACAACCAGAAATTATTATTCAGTAAAATTTCCACAAAGAGAaaatatttgtgtttattaaaatgacaaacaaaagGCCAGGGAAGAGCAATCTTTTGACAGCTGTACACAAGTGTGTTTATAATCTTGATTTTAGCTCTGTAAACGTATACCTGCTTTGAGTTATTCAGCTTTTATTTTACCCTCTCAGGTCATGGAtggataaaatttaatattattatcgATTTTTGTAGAAAGAACTTTTTTCTGTGTATCTAAACTGGGCACTTTACGTAAAACGATAACTGCTCAACAGGGCAAACTGTCAATTTGTGGCAATCAAAGAAGGATGGAAGAAAGAGATGGTCTGAGAAAGAGAACAAAtacagaagtaaaaaaaaaatcatacgaCCGCGCGCAGAGAGCAAAAGTTCTCCCCAGCTCACCAGTGAcagtttgcatttttatagAAAAGAAGAGTTTACTTCAGTGTTTTTCCTAAATGCtagtgttaaatatttaatttcttcccaTCGGATGCCAAGTGATTGTGAATCTAATGTGAAATATCACCATCAGCAAACTATGCATCCATTGCGCGAGTCGTGCTAGTATGCGGAATTGCGTGTTGCTGTGTACGAGCAAGTGATTTgttgggaaatttgtttttacgaCAAATTCCCCCATCAAAGAAGCGTTTAGTGTGTCCTGATAATCCACcagtgcgtgttttttttttcaatccgaGTCCCAAAAGCGGGCGCCGAGTGGGTTTcctgattgtgtgtgtgttgttttttttgccctccCCCCACACCTTACCAACACCGACAGTTTGTCGATGTGTCCTGGGATAGTGGAATAATGAAACCTAGCTTATGCTACACCTACTGCACGCTGTTACTGGTATCGCTCGTTTCCAGGTTAGTTCGGGTCGATGTGTCGTTCTGGGGCGTCATGGGGCGAATGGCCTTCGCATCCTTTGCTAAGCTTTCAACAGGAAGTGCGGGCCGTTGGGTGGTAATGTGGAGTTACAGAGCTATGATGCAATCGTCATCGCGGAAACAACTCTCCCCCACGAGTTCATCTGCCCGTGGTTACCATGGCCACGAGACTTGTcgttgatgtttttcttttaaattctgtttcttcttctcAGTTGCACGCTGTTCATCATAGTGGCCTCAGAAACACTGAAGCCAAATGCTGACGATCAGCTGAAGCAGCACGGTGCCGGATCACATGAGGCGGTAAATAGTAACCACCAGGCACAACCGTCAATCGGTGCTGATTCTCACGGAAACCGGGTGGACAAAGGATCGAATGCGTTCCCTCACAAGCGGGTAATTTCCAGTGGGATCGAACCATCTCCAGGGCGTGCACGGACTAAAGTGAGTTCACAAGATGGATTCGAGCGGAATGATGCACAAGGGAAGAATGCCCAGCACGGGATGCGACCTCTTAAAAGGCCATCCCAGGGTAAAGCGAGTAGGAATACTCCCAAGAAAGATATTCTGACGGAAAAGCctaaccaacagcagcagcaggatgaACCACCGGATCTTAAGGATGTGATATTTTTGGATACCATTTCCAAAAACGTTGGCGTCACTAATAGTGGGTAAGTGTGGTTGAAATGATTCCCatcgtcgttttgtttttaggaaCCTCTAAGGCAAGCCCACACCATACTGCTTTCCTCCAGCGACGATAACACATCGTGTTACCGAATGACGCCAGATAAGGGTGTCGTGGCCAGTGAACGCgcaattcgaaaaaaaaaaaaatgcctgATGTGTCCTATCTCCATTGGATGACGGATTTACCGTCGATCGGGACGATGGTTTAGAAATATCTGGCGAAACCTTTTCAATGCGGCATTCGAACGCCAAGCCAAATAAAGACACGTCCGAATTGATCGAGACGATATATCAATGTTAGGCGCTATATTAAGACATTCctatgttttcttctttcacatTTCTGTGCAAATGTCATAAATTCATAATTTCTCGCGTGAAGGTCGGCACCAACCACGCTGTTGTAAACTTTTCCGCACGTGCCATTACGCACGTGCCACATATCGTTTTTGCGTTTATCAAATGCACACGGATTCACGTGGGTCTTACATGCACGGTGAGGTATACGCGTTATAAGTTGACGACGCATTTTCCTCCGTTGGTGTCATAAGTGTGGCTTCTTTCTTTGCCATAGCATTGCATTTGCCTGCCTATATGAAGACACCCGGCAGCTCCTCGTGATAAGGTACCTCGACTGCTATGGAATGTTTAGTTTTCATATCGTACTTGCAAAGATAGCGGAAAATAGGGCTATCGGAAGTGAAGCATGtcaataggaaaaaaaaccctttttccgCCTGATACGGCATATCTACCAAAGGCGTAGATCCGTACGATAGCGCTTATCATCACACCTCACATCATCATCTCGCTGATTGGTGAAAGTGTAACGTAAGGTACAACAAAAAGCGCAACGGCAGTTGCATTTCATGGTGCACTGAACTGAACGCACATGGCGTAGGAGGGATGCGGGGGATCATAGGAAGAGGCAGGAAAGCAATCGACCTTGGCATGCAACCGTCATTAATCCGTCTGTTTGTTACGTTGGATGTTACTACATTCCAAATCGTTAAATGACACCgacaaaaaatggaatgtttgTACTTCACCACACCACCAATAACGATCGCCAAAGAGCAGTAGTCGATCGACGAAAAGACGAAACGCCCCCCTCCgacattaattatttaagaCGCTTGGTGAACAATTtcacgttttgtgtgtgcgtttactTCTGTAGCTCTTTCGATCTCTCTTTATCCTTTATCCTAACACATGTGTACGTTGTTTCGCTCGATCATGATCTCTTGTGCAAGAAGCGTTCGATTTTTATTAACTCGCGCCCAAAATAAATTCAcgttttggagttttttttcacgtgtgtgtgtgtgtaagctGTTGAAGTTGCGCTGTAATGGAtcataaatttttataattatcgCTGACTAGACAATGTCGATAAAAACATCGCCGTTTATGTAATAAACAGTGGGGGCAGTGGTTTTGTGCTCTAATAATTTGCAAATATCACTTTTGTTTAGAAGATGCATTACAAAACGCATTCATAGTGCTTATTTTCATGATGTAATTTGCTTAAACATGTGAAGAGCAGCTTTGGGTAGTAGAAAAAGACGATTCAGCTCTCTGACTCTGTTGCTTGTACTACAGGTCTAATAATATTTGCTTAAAGAGTGCTGaacggttgtgttgtgtagtgCCACCAGTATGTTCCAAGGTCCTTCCCGAGCTTGAAACTGGAACAGCAAACATCAGACCAAGCAAAAGATAAAGGGCGCTAAGGTTAGTAGCGTAACTTTTATCATTCTTTTTATCGTACCTTTGCGAAACAGGGGCATCATTTTATGCAACGTTTTAACTCCCGGCTTTATGGCGTATATCGTGCCGTTGCGCGAAGCTTCCGCATTTTACCTGTCGTTTGGGGTGTTTCTGTATGCTTAAAGGTCACCGGGCCAGGAAGGTTTACGGGCGGCGGGTGTCACTTATCATTATAGGCAAGTTTTTTGAGGTTGCGACAGACACGGGGCTTTGCCCACCTGAACGGTGTGTTGTAGTAGTGACGTCGCCGTGCAAGGCGTTGACTTCGCGAAGGGTGGCCGACTCCTCCACATGATGAAGTATCGCATTGCTGGCGTTTATCGTTTCGCGACGAACTATAGCTTCGATCGGTTGATTAGGTGTGAAGCAATGGATGATGCACAGAGTGTTGAAGAGGGCTTTTTTTGAAGAGAAAAgagtgaaataaacaaatttaaaattttttagagaaataagaaaattttTAGAGAGAAATAGAATATTGCACTTGTTTGGGGAAGACACACTCTGATTGTCAGGTATTTCTCACTCATAGAATTGTACATAGGTCATGGAAGATGTTTTAATCTTTGCGAGGGTATATCTgtatgtttggttttattgttttggcCTAATTGCTTCCGGTCTGAATAGTTggtaaaaccctgtaacacTCGCCCTAACTTCATTTTTATGTATCAGTTCTTATTATCGAAACTAGAGATTATCGGGAAGTGGTGGAACTTCAACATCACGATGGGAAATTAATCTCATTTCAAGGAAATAAATATGCGTGAATGAGCTAGAGTAAAGAGATAACTCTTTAACTTACATATGAAGCATTTTTCAGAATTCaagcatttttattaaacGAGCGGTCACTGCGGTCCACATCGGACACAACAaagaatttattacaaaaagaaaaaaactcaataatttaaataacttttgcTAGTAACTATTTACAGTTTAAAAATTTGTACATGCCCCTGTGCGTTGCCCTCGTTCGTTAACGTTAAGTTTACGCTTTAATTCTTATTTCTGGAAactacaaatatttaaaaataagaaaCGATGAACATCATCAAGCATATGAACATATAATTAAGATATGTTGAACTTAAATACTAAACAAATTCGAAAATTAGGTTAAAATGTACCGTGTTGTAAAAGTTTTATaactttaatattattatctatacaaaaattcttatttcagaagcaaaaacaataaaaattagaaaatcaGGTTTCCCGAGGGATTCATGATTCTATGAGGAGTAGCACAGCACAACACTAATTTAAACCATgcattcattctgaatcattctGCACGTAACTAATCCAAATAGATagaattaatattattttctgtttgttgttcgtAGCTTGTAATTAAGATAACTATTATATTTGATGAAGTTTATCCGTAAGCAAAGACTTACTACTTCATTCAACAAATATGCCGTTTGCTAACTTCTGGGGAACGACTATTACTTTTCCAGATGGATGTGTAAGAACATCCGCCCAGTAGCCTTCATAGGACCACCAAATAGGGTACTTCCTCTTGGTGAACCGGTTGCAATACCATAACTACAGCTAACACGTTGCTCACGCAGTGCGTAGGCACAGCAAACCTCAGCTAAGCTGCAGCCGTCGAGTACCATTATTCGACCACGTCACTAGTTTGGAGCGTGAGAGCCGAAAGGCTTGCTCGAATAGCTCGTAAAGGTAGCATAACTATTTAATGTTAATATTGAATCACAACCACCTCTCCATCACAGAGCATCATTAAACTGTGATAAAGGCGTATCGTGTGCGTGAGCACGAGAAGATCATGCCATCATGCGAGAGAGCAAAACGATGACGTTTGCAGCACGGATCCGGCCTATCTCCATGCGGTTTCTTCATGTTCCGGGGGCGGTACGTCAAGTGTTTTGGGACACGATTGTACCGAGGACGGTGCTAGGTGCTGGTACCGCTGATGTCGGTATCACGACGACGACGGACGTCCACGACGAAACTTTAGCCGGGCGCCATAGTCGTTGGCATTATCAATTGGGGAGAGGGAGTGGTGGAGGGGGTGTAACTGTGCAAGGCACGGAACTCGCGCACCCATAGTCGTCGTCTCCGTCTGTCGCCGTTGCGGTTTTGTGACGATGGTGGTACGTTCAGTGTCAATTGAGTTGttcattcgttcgtttcgtgcggtttctgtttgttctggTTCGGGTCCGCGGGCGTTGTGGTGCTCGTCGTTGTTGTTCCTTCACATCGTCAAAGGTCTGTGTGtttagcaaaggaaaaaaaaaaagaaaacggggATTTCCTTTGGTGCCCTTTCGTTGTTTGGGAATGATCCTAACGCGTAGGGCGTTGCGATTAGTGGAGTGACAAAC
This Anopheles marshallii chromosome 3, idAnoMarsDA_429_01, whole genome shotgun sequence DNA region includes the following protein-coding sequences:
- the LOC128713522 gene encoding putative oligosaccharyltransferase complex subunit CG9662 → MEALYSLPFFLFEVPNLKLKRPSWLQQPSAMTVFSFVLLSYFLVTGGIIYDVIVEPPSVGSTTDEHGHSRPVAFMPYRVNGQYIMEGLASSFLFTIGGLGFIIMDQTHTPGKPKLNKILLIAMGFIFIVVSFITTWIFMRMKLPGYLQP
- the LOC128711496 gene encoding calcium and integrin-binding protein 1-like — translated: MGQVKSQFSEDELQDYEDLTYFTKKEILYAHKKFKNLAPEKVGHNKNAKLSMSKVLEYPELKANPFGDRICKVFSSSNDGDITFEDFLDMMSVFSDAAPKSVKAEHAFRIYDFDGDDMIGRNDLKQVIKRLVDYNSDLGDNDIEQLINNILEEADLDDDGALSFAEFEHIIDKSSDFINSFRIRL